In the Urocitellus parryii isolate mUroPar1 chromosome 1, mUroPar1.hap1, whole genome shotgun sequence genome, GACCAGCTCCGTGCCAAGACCAAACAAACTAGATAAAGGGGAGATGCTGAGGGGTTGGGTTGACAAGATGCCGAGGAGACAGCCGGTTCCTCTTTGAGGGGCTTCTGTGCCTTTGActcctccccaggtcctcacctgCCCACGGGTAACTGGCCTGGGAAGTGGGGCGAAGGGCTGCGGTGGCAACAAACCAAAGGGGCGCCGGTCCAGCCCAGTGGGGATCAGCCTTTCTTCCCCTACGCGGTCTTGGGTTCGGTCTAGCCCAGAAGGCCCCCGGGTTGAGAGCGACGGCTTCAGCCCCAGAATTCCACCCTCTGGACCCCAGAGAGCCCTAGAGTCCCAGGTGCGGTGGCTGCCCTCGACCGTCGTCGCAGTGCAGGCCAGAGCGCAATTGCTGCCCCTTGTGCCCCATCTGTCCCCTGAGAGTCGTTCGGCTCAGCTAGGTGCCGCTGCTAGCGTCGGCGCGCAAAGGCACAGAAATCGAGGTAATCCCCTGCTTCATACCGACCCAGGGCGGTTCTGTTTCAGCACAAATCTATTTACACCTGATTCAAGAGCATGGAATTAATTTGCACGCCAAACGGCTACTCGGAGGGATCTTTTAAAAGGAATTGAACAGCCCTGTGCGTATTTTAAGACACTGAATCTGCGCTCCAGGAACTGAAACTGCTCCCGCAGACCCACCTGCTCCTAAGCAGCAGAACGGAGATGCCCCCTTTGGCTTGTCACTGGCGATGACGCCATAGCTGTCACTGGTgatgttttgttcatttgttttcacaAAATCTATCCCCAAGTTTCCACCTTttcactatatttatttattgcttatttactttctttttcttttatcttttttctttctcttttgttttgttttgtttttgtgacgAGGGTTTGCTCTGTCGCCCAGGCTGGTCCCCAACTCTAGGGCTCAAGTGATCATCCTCGGCCTCCCTCCCAAGTGCTGCAACTTGTGCTCCTGGCTTGTCTGAGCATTTAGATGACTGTCACCGGTTTTGGAAGAAACTCAGCTGTTTTGCCGGGGCTCACAGAAAAGCCTAAAGTGAgagtgcccagcacatagtaggatCATAAGGCTACTGATGGAATATGGCACAAGCCTTCATTGAGCCCACGTTAGAAAAACCACAGCACACGGAATGGGGATGCAAACAAACACCTGACTTGCCTGGGACTGCAAAGGCGACAGAACTGTGCGCGCgcgtgagtgtgtgtatgtgtgtgtgtgtgtgtgtgtgtgtgtgtaagagagagagattaaagcaACGATTAAATAGCCCTCCTTCGGTTATCCAAATTATGGCCACTTCCGAAATCCGAGTAAGGCCCCATGCTCTCCAAATGAATTTCTAAGAAAACTCAACTTGGCGGCATTTAGTTCATTAAAGTGAGATTAGGGAGACGGTCGCGATTCAATAAAAAGGTTGTGAAATATAATGACTCTCAAATTTAGCTGCTCGGAAGAATCACCTGCggtgccttttaaaaaatattgatgcaCCTCCTTCTCCCCTGCCTGGACCAAAGTAGTCTCTGTGGGCGGGACCGTGCTTTCTTAtcgttgatgatgatgatgatgatgattattattattattttacagccCTTCAGATAACTCTAATCTGTGACATGGTTTGAGAACCTTTGCTAAAACTCACATCAGGAAATAAATTGGCTGTatgtgaatttaataaaataaataaataatgggctTCTGGAGACAAATCATTTGTCTTGCAGAgttgcaccccccccccaaaggatTTTCCCCAGGCAAAAACTATCTAATTCTCACTGGGAGTTAATCCTTCCCCCAAACTATGGGTCAAATGGAACTCTACCTTTCAAATTTGACTGCAAAACATTTCTAAATGCATACACAACAGAAACATAAATCTGTTATTTACATATGATGAGAAATACTCATTGTTGCTGCTGGAAGAGATAGCTGAGAAGACAATAAATCCATGGTTCCCGAAATTGTAACTGttgaaataaaagtgttttaatttttgcagtgaTTAAAcgctttcttttctgtttatgttGTGGTGTGTTTTGTAATATTAGGAACGAAGGAGACTTTTTTACCCTCTTTCTTCTCACTTCAACACCCCCCATTCAATCCCATGGAGAAGGGCACTGCTAAACCAGAGATAATCCAATTTTACATGCAAAGACAACTGTTTTTCTGAAGGAAGTATGCACATTCTTCCCCAGCTCCTAGGAATATGCTTGGAGATGGAACTTTGAACACTTCcccaaacatattttataatgagaaataatCTTGAATTTATCAAAGAAACAAATttgcttctctttggcatattttGGGTCTGCGTAAGTGAACACTTCTTCAGAATCAATACTGatggaagaaaacaaaggcaaatatatatatatatatatatacacacacacacacacacacacacacacacacacatatggtcaAAAGAGATCTAATATAAAATCTCCCTCTTCTGTttttgcacacatacacacacacacacatatggtcaAAAGAGATCTAATATAAAATCTccctcttctgtttttgtttgtttgtttttgttttttgatggtacttggggttgaacccaaggacatTCTACAAAGAAGATACATTTCCTGGCCCttctcactttttatttatttttttcttttttgagacaggttctcactaaattgcctaggctgggcttaaacttgtgatcctcccttcTCTtgtgcctcctgagtagctgggattacaggcacctgtCAACACACCTGGTGAATAAAATCTCTCATAATAAATTCATCCACATGACTTCAATCTGAGATCTGGCTGCAGTCATTTCTAACACTGATCTTAGAAATAATTCCTTTAGCAGGtctcagtggcacacgcctgtaatcccagcagctggggaggctgaggcaggaggatcacaagttcaaatccagtctcagcaaaggtgaggtgctaagcaactcattaagAACCTgccttcaaataaaatacaaaatagggctgggggtgtggctcagtggtagagtgcccttgagttcaatcccagatatcTCCGACCCCACACAAAAATAGTTACTTTAGTAAATATTAGCTATTCCTCTGAAACACTCACAATTtaacatacaataaaaatatgagtTCAAATGAACAAATGCAAATGTATACTTAGCAAGGATGCAGTTCATTTTCTAAGGcataaatttaatcattttttgtataaaagaagaaacatagggctggagttgtagctcagtggtagagcacttgcttagcatatgtggggcagtgggttcaattctcagcacccatataaataaatgaataaaataaaggttcatcagcatctaaaaaataaaggtaaaatttagATATGAGCTAATGGGAATTAAATTATTAGAGAGAGTACCAGTTGGATCACAGAGGAATAGGAACATTCATTTTAGATCAATAAAATTAACACGCATATGAAGAATCTTTAATATGACAAAGGTTGAAGACTTAATAAAACAGGGAGccataaatgataataaatttaatagaacTTTCTCTCAATGTTATGGAAAATTCAACAGCAATGTATGCTTTTCCCAACTATGTAAAGGCTGCTCACTTTGGAGGGACAGTACATAAATGTACCCTAAATGTCACAATGCAGAAATGATTGGAAACAGAAGCCAAATGTCTCTTAGTCTCTCTAGTGGTTCCTGTCCCTGAATGCAATGCAATAAGAGTTCTTCTACTTTTTGCAgtgctgatttttttcaaaattcaaagtgctttacataagtataaattttcaacttTCCAAAATCATTATGAAATAGGGAAAGCAATTTTTGACCTAAGACCTTCAGGGACTCATTAGTTACTGAGTGGCAGAGTGAGTCTGAGGAGCCCAACATTCATTCCAGAGTTTTCCTTCAGCAGACTATAATAGCCCTCTTATTATGTGCTGAGAACTCATTAAGGCTTAATGGATAGAGTAGAGGAACAAAGAGACAAGTTTCCTGTTCTGTTTTAGgaggctggaaaaaaaaaaaaaagcaacaaataaataacatcatTGCAGAGAGTTACAAGGGTTAGGAAGGAAGTAAAACGGGAACCAATAATCCCAGGGAATAGAGTGGTCAGGGCAGACTCCTCTGAGGTGATATTGCATCCTTGGAGACCAGAATGAAAAGGAGATGAATACAGGGTGTTAGTTTCCAAAGCATTTTTAGCCATCTCCTCTCTTAAGGGTACAAATCCTCAACCAACCTCTTAAGGTAGAGAAGGTTGATAATTTTTCTCATCCTCATTTATAGACGAAGAACTTGAGGTTCAAACAGGTTGATTGACCTCTCAATGTCTTTCCAAATAAGGGGAGATCCAATATCAGACACATCTCCTGACTGCAGACACTTTTTTTTGACCCCCCAAGCCTAAAGTGCTTTCTGAAGGTAGAATCACATTGTATTCAGAGGCCAAGTTTCTAATCCATTGTCTGCATGATGAATTTCTTTCACTTGAAATTTAGATTCTATGGAAACATCAGGATAACTCTAACCTGCTGCCCCAGAATGCAGGCACAACCAGAACCATGAGGACCTGGGGACCTGAGTCCTGAGCAGATGTGCAGGCACCCCATTATCACCAGGAGCCATCCAGACAACTCACtcattatttcaataattttcaaaatccAAGATGCTGGTGTGCCCACATTGCCACATGAAGTAAGAATGAGTAAATCGAACCTGCCAAATAGGAAGTGAGGAGGGACACCTGAATGCTAGACAACGACTGAAAACCAGGCAAATATTTTCATCAACCATCTTGTCACTCAATTTTTGGTAACAAAGTCAGACATTAGCAATACAGTAAAGTTagccaaggaaaaaaatatctttaagtaCTGAACTGAGCTACTAAATGTATTGATTTGATTTCAAAGTATTCTAATTCAAATTTCTCATTACAAGAAATCCACATGGGCAGCCCACGAAAGAAGCAAAATGTGGCTTTTATGGTGACCAAGGCAATTCAAAGATGTAGTTCTTATTTACGAGGAATAATTTAAGTTGCATCATTGATGTACTTCTGTAGGACATAAATAAACTCTAGAAGAAGCAAGCTGGTCCCCAAGTAACTTTAGACAGACTTCTGGGTTGCTAGCTTAAGAGAGTGAAATAACAAACATATGTTTATGGATGCATGGTTACATTAACAAAGCCACGTTCTGTTACTactatgcatatgtatgtatatatatatatatgtataatatgcacTACATAACATTCATATCCAAGATATGTGCATACATGATGTATTTTGTGTAGATGCATTCCTGCATTTGTGCAACTAAAGTGACTGAAAACAGAATCTtaatggaagaaaacaaaggatgaataaaaggtaaaaaaaaaatgtgggtatAAATTAAAACTAATCTCTGAAATTTGACCCTTAGTATTTGGAATCTGAAAACATTTCAACCGAAAACAAGTACAAAGGATGACAACAGAATTTAGTTTTAGTAAATATTATAATTGTAGGCGGGCAGGGCACTTCTCCCTTCTGAATCCTACAATggaccttttttttgggggggggggagtactggggattgaactcaggagcactgagtcacatccccagccctattttgtatttatttagagacagggtctcatggaattgcttagtgcctaatttttgcagaggctggcttgatcctcctgcttcagcctcccaaactgctaggatcaCAGACatgtgccccccccccaacagATTTTACTGGGCCTTCAAGGACTCTTATTAAGCCCCAGAGATAGTTCTGCAAAATGATCATCTTAGTATTTCTCTCTTAGCcccatttaaaaagtgaaagtggGATTTAGATAGGGACAAGTATTTAAGAAAAAGGCCACACCAAAAATTGAAGCAATTTCACCATGAAATAAGTGTCACAAATACTATAAATActtcttgtttttattaagaCAATGTAGACATATAACACACCATATTGTAGTTCCTAAAATGCAGCCAGACCACTTATTGATGGCCAATAAATTACTTCACTCATATGATAGATACAAATGATCCATTCAAGTACAGTTAATAGCATAGTATCAAGATATCATGCAAGCAGCTTGCATAAATACACGAGTGATAACAGCACTCTCAGTCTCTTCTGTGActtttaaacatgaaaactttcTTATTCCAAATTCCGAAATGTGGAACAGGGAATGttttcatataaaatacatttgaaacCTTTTAAACCCTTAAAAAGGGATCTAACCCACCTGCAACATACACTCATAATTCATCTTCTTAGTTACAAAATCAAATATGTATTCTTTGTCATCTCATGTGGCCAGGTGTGAATATTTCACTGATTCCAACAACAGCAAACAgctaaattcaaaataatatcttttctgataaatgtataatgtatgtatgtttgtatgtacttatatatatgtatgtcttGGTAGTCAAAGAAAGACTATCAGTTAACTTCGTCTTTGggcactattttatattttatcagacAGTTGGAAGTCACTTAATGTTGTTTCACAGTATAAAAACTTGAATCAATTACCAACAAGCTTTTATTTTCTGCTcttaatttcaaaatgtatttgaatCAGAGGTATGAGAGAAATGTCATCACTTATAACAACTTTTCTGGAAATCTTAATGTACAAAAATTTCCAGATTTatctattcaaaaataaattattttttaaatgaaattaagaaaaaagaagggaaaggggaagcctGTAGTTTATATTCTTCGTGAATAGCTTTCAATATCTTCCAGGTGGGGGCAACAGTCAGTCAGTTTTGAGAGAAGGGAGATCAGGCTTTTTAAACTCCCTGAGTCCAGTTACAGAAGATGAAATGACTTCCTGGCAGTAACACCGTAAGACAACCGCAAGCTTTCAGAAGATTGGACTTCTGGGCTCTGCTCCAGACCCCGGGAGGTGGGTAGCAGGATCATTGCCTTTAGCAAGCCGTAGTCCCATCTCCGTGGAGTCCGACGACTGCTCTGAACGCGCACGAGTGCTACGCACCTGCCCAATAACGCACAGATGCCCACAGCTGCTAAGTCCAGTAGCCACCACGTTCACGCCCTAGCTGTGCCCCCGGGGAGTGTAAGTCACTCTCAGCGCTCAGGATCTCTCCCTTTCGAGGACCGCCGGGAAACAAGAAAACCTTTCTCTCACTTtaacttctctctttcttcctttgggCAATTCAAGGCCATTCACAACCGCTATGGACTAGTACGTGCGCTCACCTGCACCCTTCAAGAAACTCTCAAGTTCCAGCCTCCAGAAAATCAGCTTTCGGGAGGGCTGACTGGAGacctctcctctttcctccagATTGTAAATCCTCAGATTTTGGGAAGGGACGGCCGCGCACTCTGGAATGATGGGGTGGTGCACGAAAGGGAAAAAGGAACGCCCCACCAGCCGGTTCACCAGCATCCTCGCCCCTTGAGTTTTCCTCTCAGACCCTACGCAAAGGAGGTGGGGCGTAGAAAGTCATTGAGGCAGAAAACCTTGGTGGCCAGGCGGCTGAGGGTGGGGGACGGTGCGACTGGAGCGTCCTAGGGTCACCGGGAGAGGGAGAAGCTCGAGTATACTGAGTCAAAGGCCCACTCCTCTTTGGCTGCGCGAGGCAGGCGGTGCAGGCATAGAGACCAGTGTGCTGCCCAGCTACGTGTCGCTCCTCCGTGCGCCGCCGGGTGCCGCCGCTGCCCGCGTCCtcgggccgccgccgccgcttccAGCCGAGCTGGCGGCCGCACCCTCGGGCCGATACTTGAGCCAGCAGATAACCCAGGTGACAACGACTGAGAAGAGCGCCAAGATGCTGgccacagacagacagatgggCCCCACAGGCGAGGGTGAAGGCGACCCAGTGGCCGGGGCATCGCCAGGGGGCGCTCCGCTTCCGGGGGGTCCCCCGCCACCACCGCCACCGTAGTGGTTGACGAAGATGAGGCCAGTGAAGAGCAGCACCAccatggagagaaaagaaaaaaccacGCACACGCAGCCGGCGGTGAGCGCAGCGCGCTTGCAGTTCTGGCAGCTGTCGTAGGCGCCCGGGGCGCGCAGACCCGGGCGGGCTCGAGGTCCGGGGGCGGTGTCCTCCGCAGGTGGCGTTGGCTGCGGGGCCGGGGCAGGCGGCTGGGGTGCCGCAGGTTCTGCGCGGCGTGTTGGCAGCGGCGGGAGGCGGTCCTGGGGTAGCGGGTCGTGAGCAGCGCGCAGAGCTAGCGGGAAGGCCTCGGCGAGCTTGGTGTTATTGGGCAAGGCTTGCACGCGGCTGTCGGGCAGCGGCGTGCGGTGGCGGCACACCGGGCACGCGATGGCGCCGGGAGGATCGTGCCAGGGCGGGGGGCGCTGCGCGCGCTCAGGCGCAGcgctggcggcggcggcggcggcggcggcggcgcggagCTGTAGCTGGCTTAGGCACTCCTGGCAGAAGGTGTGCAGGCACGCCAGCAGCTTAGGCGCGCGCCGGTCCGCATCGAAGTAGTTGTAGCAGATTTTGCACTCGTAGTCTTCGAGAGGTGCAAGGCCTGGGGCCGTAGCGGTGGCGTTCCGGGGTCTCCTATCCCCGCGGTCCCGGCCTCCAGCCGCCGCGCCCCCTGCTCCGGCCCGGCTCCCGGGGCTGCTGCTGGGGCTCTGTTCGCTGCCGCCGCTGTCGTTTGCTGGCGCTGCCATGGCATGATCCGCCCCTCATTGGGGGCAAGGTGAGTCGCCTTCCTCCCCCTGCGTTGCCGCCTGGGCTCCAGGCGGGGAGGAGGCGCTTCTGCCTACCCCCCTCTGACTGCTGTCGCCTGGCGGGGGAGGCACCGCTGGCTGGGCCGGGCGGGGGCGCAACGGCAACCGCCTGCCTCTCCAGtccaccccaccccgccccgcTCCGCCCCCACGCGAGCGCCCgggtccctccctgtcccccgGCGCCTCTCTGCGGTCCCCTCCGGCCCCCTCAAGGCAGCTCTTCTGGCTTTGGATACCGGTTTTTGTTGGACTTGGAAATGGGAGTAGAGGGCGGCTGGGAGGCGGCCCGGGAATGCATTTGGGGGTGTAGCTGTTTATGGATGTTGCGTTTTTGTAGGTGCCaaccacccccctccccccaggttGATGGTGGGAAACCCGgacctgtttttccttttccctcttcctcaacACGCGCCTACTCCCacccttcttttttattctgcTTATCCTCCTGTCTGGGGCTGGGTCCCTAGCGGAGCCTCCTCTCCCCCACCAGCAAGAGCTCACCGGTGATGTAATGCGGGGCCCGCGCAGGGAGGGGAAGCGACAGGCTCAGCAGCCTGGCAGCGGCGTTGCCTTCCCTTGGTGATCTCATTTCTCCGTCCAAGGGCGAAAGCCAATAATCACCAAGCCATTTACGTTTTGTGCTTTTATTAGCAGAAACCATGAAGCCCTGCAGAGCGCCTTCAGGGTGGAAACGAGTGGTGGCGTTTTCCTTTCGTTGTTAGGAGGAAATTTTGGAGGGGAACAGTACTTGCCCCCACCCTCTTAAATACCGCTTCCCGAGATTTGAGGAGACACGAAAACAGAACAGGAGCAGGGTCTTGGTGTTTTCCTGACACTGACCACAGAAGACCCAGGGGCTATTTCGTTGGTGCCCAGGCCTCCGCAGAGGTAGAGTGGACAGAAAGTTGTCAAAGAAGTTCACAAAATGTCAAAAGTCCAGATTTAACCTAGCCACTGACGTCAGTCATCTTTTCCCACTGGTCCACTTCAACTTTTGTATATAAATGCAGA is a window encoding:
- the Rnf228 gene encoding RING finger protein 228, with protein sequence MAAPANDSGGSEQSPSSSPGSRAGAGGAAAGGRDRGDRRPRNATATAPGLAPLEDYECKICYNYFDADRRAPKLLACLHTFCQECLSQLQLRAAAAAAAAASAAPERAQRPPPWHDPPGAIACPVCRHRTPLPDSRVQALPNNTKLAEAFPLALRAAHDPLPQDRLPPLPTRRAEPAAPQPPAPAPQPTPPAEDTAPGPRARPGLRAPGAYDSCQNCKRAALTAGCVCVVFSFLSMVVLLFTGLIFVNHYGGGGGGGPPGSGAPPGDAPATGSPSPSPVGPICLSVASILALFSVVVTWVICWLKYRPEGAAASSAGSGGGGPRTRAAAAPGGARRSDT